A section of the Oryza sativa Japonica Group chromosome 1, ASM3414082v1 genome encodes:
- the LOC112939573 gene encoding uncharacterized protein translates to MVYWRRTRARGDHDRFVLDSEKEMLWTTMLETFTLPAGTENIMKRWTLKKMAEQFQRFKGDLYHKYILKGQTPNFNTFPKLRDHWDEFVAYKTGQQGQAMMDRNKENAAKKKYHHHLGSGGYSVAMPKWEEMEASLIERGIEPATAKWPNRSKFWHYAHGGTLNPVDGSLVFSDQIRDAASRLTDVVETSSQGTFRPDKEKDELSLALQTPEHLGRTRGKGVVPWKIGFKEDIHTYRSRMRSKRDTEAKIADLEYRVSSYDLSMQEEVARKVDECMAAHQCQDPQPYIPPVMVSPSGNRSSCASTGR, encoded by the coding sequence atggtgtactggcgcagaacaagggcacgcggagatcacgACAGGTTTGTcctagattcggagaaagagatgctgtggaccacaatgctcgagacgttcacccttcctgcgggtacagagaacataatgaaaaggtggactctaaagaaaatggcagaacagttccagagattcaagggagatctctaccataaatacatcctgaaggggcagacaccgaacttcaacacattcccgaagctaagggatcactgggacgagttcgttgcttataagacagggcaacaagggcaagcgatgatggacagaaacaaagaaaatgctgccaagaagaagtaccatcaccacttggggtcaggcggctatagcgtcgcaatgccaaagtgggaggagatggaggcaagcttgattgagaggggtatcgaaccggccaccgctaaatggccgaatcgatcgaagttctggcactatgctcacggtggaacgcttaacccCGTTGATGGCTCCCTAGTGTTCAGTGATCAGATACGCGATGCTGCAAGTCGACTAACGGACGTAGTGGAaacctcttctcagggcacgtttcGACCCGACaaagagaaggacgagctgtcactcgccctgcagactcccgagcatctAGGACGAACGCGAGGGAAAGGCGTggttccttggaagattggattcaaggaagacatccacacgtacaggagtcggatgaggagcaagagagataccgaggcgaagattgcagatcttgagtacagggtatcgagctacgatctcagcatgcaagaggaggtggcaaggaaggtcgATGAATGCATGGCCGCACATCAGTGCcaggatccccagccgtacattcctCCTGTAATGGTCAGCCCCTCAGGCAATCGAAGCAGTTGCGCCTCAacgggcaggtag
- the LOC136355375 gene encoding uncharacterized protein has product MEEDEVEDENIPNWAQYAGFEGNQTGEVDRDADDNDVVDDIGQMLQEAKEDCESEKKAHKLERMLEDHKTSLYPGCEQGHKKLDTTLEFLQWKAKNGVSDKAFGDFLKLVKNILPKGNKLPKTTYKAKKIVCPLGLEVQKIHACPKQPGNNIDVYLRPLGEDLILLWKKEGVLVRDEDKQEEFNLRALLSVTINDWPALSNLSGQSNKGYKACTHCMDETESMYLKHCRKVVYMGHRQFLAANHPLPYWEFLDVRHAIDVMHLTKNLCVNLLGFLGVYGKSKDTLEARNDLKHMEQRGDLHPEPKDKGCHYLSPASYTLSKAEKESMFECLESIKVPSRYSTNIKRIISTKEKKFANLKSHDYHVLMTQLLPVIIREIGILGPVYLHNMFPFERYMGIPKKYIRNRARPEASIAKGYGTEEVIEFCVEFIENLRPIGDMSSKGKKGKGPDEPKRHVVLRSKRKIVGVEDKTDEDYDQFDGQPPFTVTVDPSILLSNEDNPYSRSDHKEGTVVRRKYVRSTVTADVL; this is encoded by the exons atggaagaagatgaagtggaagacgagaACATTCCAAACTgggctcagtacgctggatttgaaggaaatcaaacgggcgaggtggACAGGGATGCTGACGATAACGACGTTGTGGATGAtattggtcagatgttgcaggaagccaaggaggactgtgaaagtgaaaagaaggcccataaattggagcgTATGTTAGAGGATCACaaaacgtcgttgtacccaggttgcgagcaggggcacaaaaagttggataccactctagagttcttgcaatggaaggcaaaaaatggtgttagtgacaaggcatttggcgatttttTGAAACttgtcaagaacattcttccgaagggaaacaaattgcccaagACAACGTAcaaggctaagaagatagtctgccctctaggattggaagttcagaagattcacgcat gccccaagcaacctggtaacaacatcgatgtgtacctaagaccactggggGAAGATCTGAtactgttgtggaagaaagaAGGTGTCCTCGTgcgggacgaggacaaacaggaggagtttaacctacgagcgctgctgtccGTAACCATCaatgattggcctgcacttagcaacctatccgggcaatctaacaaggggtacaaggcttgcactcactgtatggacgAAACTGAAAGtatgtatcttaagcactgtaggaaggttgtgtacatgggtcatcgtcaattccttgctgcaaaccaccct ttaccctattgggaattcttggatgtccgccacgcaatcgacgtgatgcacctcactaagaacctttgtgTAAACCtgcttggcttcctaggtgtatatggaaagtcgaaagatacactggaagcacgtaatgatctgaagcatatggaacaacgcggcgaccttcacccagaACCAAAGGATAAAGGatgccattacttgagtccagccagctacactcttagcaaggcagagaaggaaagtatgtttgaatgcttggagagcatcaaggtaccgtctaGATACTCCACGAacataaagcgaataataagcacgaaggagaagaagttcgcaaacctaaagtctcatgactatcatgtgttgatgacacaactgttACCAGTTATAAttcggg agatcggtattctcgggcccgtgtacctacacaacatgtttcctttcgagaggtacatgggcattCCGAAGAAGTatattcgtaaccgtgctcgtccagaggcaagcatcgccaaggggtatggaacagaggaggtcattgaattctgcgtagaatttatcgaaaacCTTCGCCCAATTGGG gacatgtctagcaaaggaaagaagggcaaagggcctgatGAGCCGAAGCGCCATGTGGTTCTccgaagcaaaagaaaaatcgtcggagtcgaggacaagactgacgaggattatgatcagtttgatgggcaaccccctttcactgTGACagttgaccctagcatcctcctctCAAATGAAGACAACCCTTattcacgcagcgatcacaaggaaggaacagtagtgaggagaaagtacgtgcggtcaaccgtcaccgccgatgtattgtaG
- the LOC9267667 gene encoding myb-related protein Hv33 gives MGRESAAACSPKPKLRRGLWSPEEDEKLFNHISRYGVGCWSSVPKLAGLERCGKSCRLRWINYLRPDLKRGSFSQQEEELIISLHKILGNRWSQIAAQLPGRTDNEIKNFWNSCLKKKLRQRGIDPATHKPLNDGGAGAGEEHHDDGDKQQLMDDVDDCFAIGGGGSSDSLAPPHSPAVSFDPLSVTNVPTTMMQSSSSPYGAAGGEHSSFRSDTLCDYGGSGGGVDVVSDAGTYSAYTGDSSSNSNSTAWTCGSVVVGGAGELPPPPLLPHMDMFGRVDAEPPPYPPFDVQARFSPWHHHHHHHHEPTLPTPPQRLDGGGGAAASFPIRSLSRDMPESCFDLGRGALDDEFGVDFL, from the exons atgggaagagagtcggcggcggcgtgctcgcCGAAGCCGAAGCTGAGGAGGGGGCTGTGgtcgccggaggaggacgagAAGCTGTTCAACCACATCAGCCGCTATGGCGTCGGCTGCTGGAGCTCCGTCCCAAAGCTCGCCG GATTGGAGAGGTGTGGCAAGAGTTGCAGGCTGAGATGGATCAACTACCTGAGGCCTGATCTCAAGAGAGGCAGCTTCTcccagcaggaggaggagctcaTCATCAGCCTCCATAAAATCCTTGGCAACAG GTGGTCCCAGATTGCGGCGCAGCTGCCCGGCCGGACGGACAACGAGATCAAGAACTTCTGGAACTCGTGCCTCAAGAAGAAGCTCCGGCAGCGCGGCATCGATCCGGCCACCCACAAGCCGctcaacgacggcggcgccggcgccggagaagagcaccacgacgacggcgacaagcAGCAGCTAATGGACGACGTCGACGACTGCttcgccatcggcggcggcgggagcagcgaCTCCCTGGCGCCGCCGCACTCGCCGGCCGTCAGCTTCGACCCGCTGTCCGTGACCAACGTGCCGACGACGATGAtgcagtcgtcgtcgtctccctacggcgccgccggcggcgagcactcGTCGTTCCGGTCGGACACCCTCTGCGActacggcgggagcggcggcggcgtcgacgtcgtGTCCGACGCCGGCACGTACAGCGCCTACACCGGCGACAGCtccagcaacagcaacagcacgGCGTGGACATGCggcagcgtcgtcgtcggcggcgcgggcgagctgccgccgccgccgctgctgccgcacATGGACATGTTCGGCCGGGTcgacgccgagccgccgccgtaccCGCCGTTCGACGTCCAGGCCAGGTTCAGCCCctggcaccaccaccaccaccaccaccacgagccgacgctgccgacgccgccgcaaaggctggacggcggcggcggcgccgcggcgagctTCCCGATCCGGTCGCTGTCGCGGGACATGCCGGAGTCCTGCTTCGACCTCGGCCGCGGCGCGCTCGACGACGAGTTCGGCGTCGACTTCCTCTGA